The genome window AGTAGAATACGGCCTGATCGGGAGCCTGGAAAATCCTAAAATTTATGGTGCCGGTTTATTATCGTCCATTGGGGAAAGTGTAAGTTGCATGACTTGCGACATTAAAAAGATTCCCTACACCATTGATGCTATAAATTACACCTACGACATCACAAAAACACAGCCGCAACTATTTGTAACGCCTACGTTTCAAAACCTGATTGATGTACTGGAAACCTTCGCTGATACCATGTCATTCAGAAAAGGCGGAGCCTTTGGTTTACAAAAAGCTATCGAAAGTAAAAACACCTGCACTGCAGTGTACAGCTCTGGCTTGCAGGTATCAGGTACGTTCACTGAATTTGAACACCAGAATAATGAGCCAGTATTTGTAAAAACGCACGGCGCATCGGCATTATCAATTGATAACAAACAGCTGAAAGGCCACGGCAAAAAACACCATAAAGATGGCTTTAGCTCGCCTGTTGGTAAGCTTAAGGGCCATGCCATGCCGTTAGAAGACCTGAACGCTTATGAACTTGGTTATTTTGGGATTGAACGGGGCAAAAGCGCGGAGTTATGGTTTGAGAGTGGAATTACAGTTGCCGGAGAAGTAAAAGAGATCCTTTCGTCAAACGGAAAAACGCAACTGATTACTTTTATAAACTGCACGGTAACCGGCAAAAATGGAGAATTATTATTTGATCCTGAATGGGGCGTTTATGATATGGCCGTTGGCGAAAAAATAGTTTCAGTTTTTTGTGGCGCGGCCGATAAGGAGGAGTTTTTGGAAATAGTTTACAAATCTAACATGGCAACGCATCATGCTTCCTATGACCAAAACACGCTCGAACTGCACAAACTTTATGAGCAGGTACGCAACCGCAGGCACAACGGCGGCGATTTTGGCTTTTTGGGTAACGTTTGGCTAATGCTTCAAAAATATCATCATGACGATTGGCTTTGCGCTATGGAAATATTGGAGATCCTGGAGCATGAAGAAGCGGAACCTGCCGTGGCAGCAGAGATCAGGTCCTTTTTAGAGGAAAAGGCTAATACCGAGCCTGATTGCAAAAAACTGATTACCGACGGCTTTTATTTAATTAAGAACCCTGTTGAGCAAAAATTGGTTGTTTAGCGATTTGTTTGTAAAATTGCCTGACAACTACGAAATCTATGAATATAATTATAACTGGCGCCAGCAGCGGTGTGGGATTTGAAGCAGTCCTGGAGTTGATACTATCAGGTAAGCATAAAGTGATCGCGCTATCCCGATCGCAGGAAAAGCTGGAGCGCTTACTTGAAATAGCGCATGGTTTAAATCCTGATGCGGAAATATTTGCCCTGGCATTTGATATTGTACATGATGATTACCAGGGTTTGCAACAATTTATAAGCAGCAACTTTGATAACCGTGTTGATATACTCATTAACAACGCGGGCGTACTAATTAAAAAACCATTTGCCCAAACGCTTGAATCAGACTTTGTAGAAATGCTGCAAAGCAATTTCATAGGTCACGTGCGTATTATACAAGCGCTGATTCAGCTAATGCCCAAAGGTGCACACATCTTAAATATTGGCAGCATGGGAGGTTTCCAGGGTAGCCTCAAGTTCGCAGGTCTTGCCGCATATTCGGCCAGTAAAGCTGCTTTGCATACCTTAACCGAGTGCCTGGCGCTTGAACTTGCTGAACAGGAAATAAAAGTTAATTGTCTGGCATTAGGCTCTGCACAAACCGAAATGCTGGAAACAGCTTTTCCCGGTTATGAGTCGCCGGTAATGGCTTTCGAAATGGGCAAATACATTGCAGATTTTTCGGTTACCGGGCATAAATTTTACAACGGCAAAGTACTTCCGGTTGCGGTTAGCACCCCTTAACGGGCAAAATTAATATTTACGGATTGCGTATTGTCAGCAAATATCCCTAATTTTATGAAGCACCGAGCGTATTTACACTTTAAGCTGTAAGAAATGGGATCAAATCTTACTTTTCTTTTCGATCAATCCAGTGACTTTTTTTGTCTTTTTACAAGGGAGGGTACAATTGTAAAAACTAATCCTGCTTTAAGAGAAGTACTCGGTTATACAGAGGAAGAGCTGCATGGGAAAAAAGCTTACGAGTTTTCTCATCCTGCTGACAGAAACAGACGCGAAGAACTTTTTAAAAACGTATCGGTTAACAACAAAACTACAGGGCTCGAAACCCGCACCAGGGCAAAAAACGGCCGCTATTATAACGTTCGCTGGTCGTTGATGTTGAATGCAGTTGATAACCTGGTATATGCAATAGGTGTAAATTTAACAAGCGGCTTTAATAATTCCGAGTATGAAGGCACCACGGATAATATCCAGCATATTATTCAAAGTTTTAACGAAGGCTTTCTTATTATTGATAATAACTGGCAAATTACATCCTTTAATCCCGCCTTCCAGGCTATAACGGGAATAAGTGGCGAAGAACTTAAAGGCTTAAATTTCAGGCAGCTGGAAAACATGGGGATAACGGAAAAAATCCTTGCTGAATTTGAAACTGCGTTTAAAGGCAGCTTATCTACCCAGCTTCAGTATTTCAATACTCATTTTAACAGGTGGTTACGGGTAAATATATATCCGTACAAAGATGAAATAGCCCTGTTTATTAGGGATATTACCAATATAAAAACCCAGCAACTGATACTGGCACTTGAAAAAAAGGTACTTGAATTAAACGCTTCGTCTTTATATTCCTTATCCCAAACCGTTAATGAGTTGCTTAAAGGTATCGAGGAAATATTTCCCGATATGATCTGCTCTGTCCTGGAAGTGGACGAACCCCGGCAAAAGCTGTCGCACCTGGCTGCGCCAACCCTGCCCGCTGCATATTGCCAGGCAATAGATGGTATTGTAATAGGGCCCAAAGCAGGCTCTTGCGGCACCGCAGCGTACCATCGCAGCCAGGTAATAGTCAGAGATATTGAAACAAACCCTTTATGGGATGATTACAGGCAAC of Mucilaginibacter xinganensis contains these proteins:
- a CDS encoding aromatic amino acid hydroxylase; translated protein: MASFNDFSNQQVAALPAHLKQFIVDQHYEHYTPVDHAVWRYVMRQNYSYLKDVAYYPYIPGLEKAGLSIEKIPSLQEMNDALAKIGWGAVTVDGFIPPAAFMEYQAYRVLVIAADIRQLKHIEYTPAPDIIHESAGHAPIIADKDYHEYLSYFGSIGAKAMFSAQDFELYEAIRALSILKEMPDADEHEIKKAEEVLLHRQENMGEPSEMALLSRLHWWTVEYGLIGSLENPKIYGAGLLSSIGESVSCMTCDIKKIPYTIDAINYTYDITKTQPQLFVTPTFQNLIDVLETFADTMSFRKGGAFGLQKAIESKNTCTAVYSSGLQVSGTFTEFEHQNNEPVFVKTHGASALSIDNKQLKGHGKKHHKDGFSSPVGKLKGHAMPLEDLNAYELGYFGIERGKSAELWFESGITVAGEVKEILSSNGKTQLITFINCTVTGKNGELLFDPEWGVYDMAVGEKIVSVFCGAADKEEFLEIVYKSNMATHHASYDQNTLELHKLYEQVRNRRHNGGDFGFLGNVWLMLQKYHHDDWLCAMEILEILEHEEAEPAVAAEIRSFLEEKANTEPDCKKLITDGFYLIKNPVEQKLVV
- a CDS encoding SDR family NAD(P)-dependent oxidoreductase gives rise to the protein MNIIITGASSGVGFEAVLELILSGKHKVIALSRSQEKLERLLEIAHGLNPDAEIFALAFDIVHDDYQGLQQFISSNFDNRVDILINNAGVLIKKPFAQTLESDFVEMLQSNFIGHVRIIQALIQLMPKGAHILNIGSMGGFQGSLKFAGLAAYSASKAALHTLTECLALELAEQEIKVNCLALGSAQTEMLETAFPGYESPVMAFEMGKYIADFSVTGHKFYNGKVLPVAVSTP
- a CDS encoding PAS domain S-box protein, with the translated sequence MGSNLTFLFDQSSDFFCLFTREGTIVKTNPALREVLGYTEEELHGKKAYEFSHPADRNRREELFKNVSVNNKTTGLETRTRAKNGRYYNVRWSLMLNAVDNLVYAIGVNLTSGFNNSEYEGTTDNIQHIIQSFNEGFLIIDNNWQITSFNPAFQAITGISGEELKGLNFRQLENMGITEKILAEFETAFKGSLSTQLQYFNTHFNRWLRVNIYPYKDEIALFIRDITNIKTQQLILALEKKVLELNASSLYSLSQTVNELLKGIEEIFPDMICSVLEVDEPRQKLSHLAAPTLPAAYCQAIDGIVIGPKAGSCGTAAYHRSQVIVRDIETNPLWDDYRQLILPHGIKACWSTPIISSNSSQVLATFAVYYSQKREPRNEELRMIERTSNILRVLIENKRTQDHVKEQTRRLQEIAAISSHDIRRPVATILGLVNLFDLRHLDTPLNREIINHLDITAKELDEVIHTIVEKTIYLKGED